In Oscillatoria acuminata PCC 6304, a single window of DNA contains:
- a CDS encoding agmatinase family protein encodes MTEEPTFQSPNSHSPNNHQPMRETEASRALEREAQLPMTGWQQEVSKGLEYGLEGADSIRDRSIPTFSRGELPHYAGINTFLKAPYLEDVRQVGNYDVAVVGVPHDSGTTYRPGTRFGPQGIRRISALYSPYNFELGVDLREQITICDAGDIFTIPANNEKSFDQISKGIAHIFSSGAFPIILGGDHSIGYPTVRGICRHLGDKKVGIIHFDRHVDTQETDLDERMHTCPWFHATNIKNAPPQNLVQLGIGGWQVPRQGVKVCRERATNILTVTDITEMGLDAAVEFALERALDGTDCVYISFDIDCIDAGFVPGTGWPEPGGLLPREALYLLGKIVQRAPVCGLEVVEVSPPYDISDITSLMATRVICDTMAHLVLSGQLPRKEKPYYIHPEAQPELVVG; translated from the coding sequence ATGACTGAAGAACCTACATTTCAAAGCCCAAATTCTCATTCTCCGAATAATCATCAACCGATGAGAGAAACCGAAGCAAGTCGCGCCTTGGAACGAGAGGCACAGTTGCCGATGACGGGGTGGCAGCAGGAAGTCTCCAAAGGATTGGAATATGGACTTGAAGGCGCAGATAGCATCCGCGATCGCAGTATCCCCACTTTTTCTCGGGGTGAATTACCTCATTATGCCGGGATTAACACCTTTTTAAAAGCACCCTATTTAGAAGATGTGCGCCAGGTGGGGAACTATGATGTCGCCGTCGTGGGTGTTCCTCACGATTCTGGCACGACTTATCGTCCCGGTACAAGATTTGGTCCCCAAGGAATTCGCCGCATTTCCGCCCTTTATAGCCCTTACAATTTTGAACTGGGAGTGGATTTGCGCGAACAAATTACAATTTGTGATGCCGGAGATATCTTTACCATTCCCGCCAACAACGAAAAATCATTCGACCAAATTTCTAAAGGGATTGCCCATATTTTTAGTTCCGGTGCATTTCCGATTATTCTTGGGGGTGATCACTCCATTGGATATCCCACAGTCCGGGGGATTTGTCGTCATTTAGGGGATAAAAAAGTTGGGATTATTCACTTCGATCGCCATGTGGATACCCAGGAAACCGATTTAGATGAACGGATGCATACTTGCCCCTGGTTTCATGCCACCAATATCAAAAATGCACCGCCTCAAAATCTAGTCCAGCTTGGTATCGGAGGATGGCAAGTTCCCCGTCAAGGAGTGAAAGTTTGTCGGGAAAGAGCAACGAATATTTTAACCGTCACTGACATCACCGAAATGGGTTTAGATGCAGCGGTGGAATTTGCTTTAGAACGAGCTTTAGATGGCACTGATTGTGTATATATCAGCTTTGATATTGATTGCATTGATGCCGGTTTTGTCCCCGGGACGGGATGGCCTGAACCGGGCGGTTTACTGCCCCGAGAAGCCCTCTATTTGTTGGGGAAAATTGTGCAACGCGCCCCGGTTTGTGGCCTAGAAGTGGTGGAAGTTTCTCCCCCTTACGATATCAGTGATATTACCTCCTTGATGGCAACTCGGGTGATTTGCGATACGATGGCCCATTTGGTGTTATCCGGGCAGTTACCTCGCAAAGAAAAGCCCTATTATATCCATCCCGAAGCTCAACCGGAATTAGTGGTGGGATAA
- a CDS encoding alpha-amylase family glycosyl hydrolase, translating into MIQVVFRQLYTPFSTCSEGGLTNFMQPTSSSKEESLTFGSSPSNIDASTGAEVASHKDEEGNEFEFLFTRAIEFRQETIYFIVVDRFYDGDPSNSEGPNPELFDPDGEDWGKYWGGDLQGIIDKLDYLKSLGITAIWLTPLFEQVEALFVEQAAIHGYWTRDFKRLNPRFIAPGDNPSLNTTQDSRDTIFDKLIDELHKRDMKLILDIVCNHSNPDFSGVKGELYDDGVKIADFNDDKESWYHHYGEVTNWEDEWQVQNCELAGLATFNENNITYRTYIKAAIKQWLDRGVDALRVDTVKHMPVWFWQEFNADIQSHKPDVFIFGEWIYNHPNDERSVSFANESGMTILDFGLATAIREVLAVGAEPGFQMIQSIFDQDYKYNAATELITFIDNHDMHRFQTLNPDPDLLRLAINLIMTCRGIPCIYYGTEQYLHNDTNGDSNPYGNNDPYNRPMMENWDTDTPIYRDIRLLSGVRRLNPAVSLGSQWSKYLTADVYVYVRRYRDSVCFVAMNRGEATTIDVQTDLPDGEHTCILTRRKLEVQDGMLHQLELGDKEAVVISHVGERIKGTVLVRAHLNGLSTDVGQYVVVTGDCPELGNWDITKAYPLEYINSNTWFAEIPFEESVGKAIAYKYAIVYKDEHGNDAALATRENIVCRRWLLADEGTVKWVDKWAY; encoded by the coding sequence ATGATTCAAGTGGTATTCAGGCAACTATACACTCCATTTTCCACCTGTTCAGAGGGTGGCCTCACAAACTTTATGCAGCCGACTTCCAGTTCCAAAGAAGAATCTCTCACGTTTGGCTCCTCCCCCTCGAATATTGACGCCTCTACCGGGGCTGAAGTGGCCAGCCACAAAGATGAAGAAGGAAACGAATTTGAGTTTCTATTCACCCGGGCTATTGAATTTCGTCAAGAAACCATTTATTTCATCGTCGTAGACCGATTTTACGATGGCGACCCCAGCAATAGCGAAGGACCCAATCCCGAACTCTTCGACCCCGATGGAGAAGATTGGGGCAAATACTGGGGCGGTGATTTACAAGGTATCATTGACAAATTAGACTATCTCAAATCCCTCGGCATCACCGCCATTTGGTTAACTCCCCTGTTTGAACAGGTTGAAGCCTTATTTGTCGAACAAGCAGCGATCCACGGCTACTGGACCCGCGATTTTAAACGCCTCAATCCCCGATTCATTGCCCCGGGTGATAACCCCTCTCTCAACACCACCCAAGACAGTCGCGATACCATTTTTGACAAGTTGATTGATGAGTTACACAAGCGAGATATGAAACTCATTCTCGATATTGTCTGTAACCATAGTAACCCGGATTTTAGCGGAGTTAAGGGTGAGCTTTATGATGATGGGGTGAAAATAGCCGATTTCAATGATGATAAAGAGAGCTGGTATCATCATTACGGGGAAGTGACCAATTGGGAAGATGAATGGCAGGTGCAAAACTGTGAATTAGCAGGGTTGGCTACGTTTAACGAAAACAATATCACCTATCGAACTTACATCAAAGCTGCTATTAAACAATGGCTCGATCGCGGCGTCGATGCCTTGCGAGTGGATACGGTGAAACATATGCCAGTCTGGTTTTGGCAGGAGTTCAATGCCGATATTCAGTCGCACAAACCCGATGTGTTTATCTTTGGAGAATGGATTTATAATCACCCCAATGATGAGCGATCGGTCAGCTTTGCCAATGAATCAGGAATGACCATTCTGGACTTTGGTTTAGCTACAGCGATTCGAGAAGTATTGGCAGTTGGTGCAGAACCGGGATTTCAAATGATCCAGTCTATTTTTGACCAGGATTATAAATATAATGCCGCCACGGAACTGATTACCTTTATCGATAATCACGATATGCATCGGTTCCAAACCTTGAACCCGGACCCGGATCTCCTGCGCTTGGCGATTAATTTAATTATGACCTGCCGGGGAATTCCCTGTATCTATTACGGGACCGAGCAGTATCTGCATAATGACACCAATGGAGATAGCAACCCCTACGGCAACAACGACCCCTACAACCGTCCTATGATGGAAAATTGGGATACAGATACCCCGATTTATCGGGATATTCGCTTACTCTCCGGGGTGCGTCGTCTGAATCCTGCGGTTTCCCTGGGTAGTCAATGGAGTAAATATCTCACGGCAGATGTATATGTGTATGTGCGCCGGTATCGAGATTCGGTATGCTTTGTGGCGATGAATCGTGGGGAAGCAACCACCATTGATGTGCAGACGGATTTACCCGATGGGGAACATACTTGCATTTTGACGCGGCGCAAACTAGAAGTGCAGGATGGAATGTTACATCAATTAGAACTGGGCGATAAAGAGGCAGTCGTGATCAGTCATGTTGGGGAACGGATTAAAGGGACCGTTTTAGTGCGAGCACATTTGAATGGACTTTCAACCGATGTAGGTCAATATGTAGTGGTTACCGGAGATTGTCCAGAATTGGGGAATTGGGATATTACCAAAGCCTATCCCCTGGAGTATATTAACTCGAATACCTGGTTTGCGGAAATTCCCTTTGAGGAAAGTGTTGGTAAGGCGATCGCCTATAAATATGCGATCGTGTATAAGGACGAACATGGCAACGATGCCGCACTCGCCACCCGTGAAAACATCGTCTGTCGTCGCTGGTTATTAGCCGATGAAGGGACAGTGAAATGGGTGGACAAGTGGGCGTATTGA
- the hypA gene encoding hydrogenase maturation nickel metallochaperone HypA, whose product MHETDLTKALIFTVKDWWDAQPEPPKIVDLHLIIGKFTCVEPVSLEFAFDVQTRNTFLEGVKLKIQETPLIAFCHGCQQEYAPEIGLQYACPTCRSPMEDIRSGRELKIDRIEYHLETQETPIHASNF is encoded by the coding sequence GTGCATGAAACTGATTTAACCAAGGCGCTAATTTTTACGGTGAAAGATTGGTGGGATGCACAACCCGAACCACCAAAAATTGTAGACTTGCATTTGATTATCGGCAAATTCACCTGTGTAGAACCCGTCAGCTTAGAGTTTGCCTTTGATGTGCAAACGCGAAACACCTTTTTAGAGGGGGTGAAACTGAAGATTCAAGAAACGCCATTAATTGCGTTTTGTCACGGTTGTCAGCAGGAATATGCGCCAGAAATTGGCTTGCAATATGCTTGTCCCACCTGCCGATCGCCGATGGAAGATATTCGCTCAGGACGAGAGTTGAAAATAGACCGAATCGAGTACCATTTGGAAACTCAGGAGACCCCAATTCATGCATCAAACTTTTGA
- the hypB gene encoding hydrogenase nickel incorporation protein HypB translates to MHQTFDAALGINLLHANQAGADDNRAHFDEWGLTCLNIMSSPGAGKTVLLERTLAALNDTVKMVVIEGDMTTELDAERLRKYGVPVIAINTGRSCHLDSKMVSGGIHQLAYSYEPSEFDLVLVENVGNLVCPAEFEVGEHAKVALLSVTEGEDKPLKYPVMFQQADCLLITKIDLAPYLDIEISRIEENVRQMNPHVTIIPVSAKTGEGLELWYDWVRSQVGRFTPVASEVNPLNVAAVGH, encoded by the coding sequence ATGCATCAAACTTTTGACGCTGCCCTCGGGATTAATTTACTCCATGCCAATCAAGCCGGGGCCGATGATAATCGCGCTCATTTCGATGAATGGGGACTGACTTGTTTAAATATTATGAGCAGTCCCGGTGCCGGAAAAACGGTGCTATTAGAGCGCACGTTGGCCGCATTGAATGATACCGTAAAAATGGTGGTCATTGAAGGGGATATGACCACAGAACTGGATGCAGAACGCTTGCGAAAGTATGGCGTGCCCGTGATTGCCATTAATACCGGGCGTTCTTGTCATTTAGATTCTAAAATGGTGTCAGGAGGCATTCATCAACTGGCCTATTCTTACGAACCATCAGAGTTTGATTTAGTGCTGGTGGAAAATGTCGGTAATTTAGTTTGTCCCGCTGAATTTGAGGTGGGAGAACACGCCAAAGTGGCGCTGCTGAGTGTGACGGAAGGGGAAGACAAACCTCTGAAATATCCGGTGATGTTTCAGCAAGCGGATTGTTTGTTAATTACCAAAATTGATTTAGCGCCATATTTGGATATTGAAATTTCCCGAATTGAAGAGAATGTGCGGCAGATGAATCCTCATGTGACAATCATTCCGGTGTCGGCAAAAACTGGGGAAGGATTAGAGTTGTGGTATGACTGGGTGCGATCGCAGGTGGGTCGTTTTACTCCAGTTGCTTCAGAAGTTAACCCCCTGAATGTGGCAGCAGTCGGGCATTAA
- the nusA gene encoding transcription termination factor NusA, protein MSMVSLPGLRSLLDTMSQQRSLPPLAVQAALKAALLKGYERYRRTQVRNDEDFPEDYFENFAVKLDLKAEGFRVTATKTVVETVEDSDREIPLDLAIKKGAKVKVGDRVIVDVTPNQGDFGRLAALQTKTVLTQKLQEQQCKYIQETFADRKGTVLLGKVLKSDARGVVLGVSGGAGQPLVEAELPKYEKLPNDDYQEGAEMKVYLKKVFDRPSSKPMLRVSRATSYLVSGLFSDRVPEIRQGSVEVKGVARDSIPTKPDIAPRTKIAVHALDPEIDPVAACIGKLGEHLQAIALEIPGEKIEVIPWSEDPATYIANALAPAQVEGAIALDVENQSAEVLVPPDQLAVALGPEDQNLQLASRLTEWKITLKTLPEP, encoded by the coding sequence ATGTCGATGGTCAGTCTTCCCGGACTCCGATCGCTGCTTGATACGATGAGTCAACAGCGCTCTTTACCGCCCCTTGCGGTCCAGGCAGCGCTGAAAGCTGCATTGCTGAAAGGATATGAGCGCTATCGTCGGACCCAAGTCCGCAATGATGAGGATTTTCCCGAAGACTACTTTGAAAATTTTGCAGTCAAACTTGACCTGAAAGCTGAAGGGTTTCGGGTGACTGCGACGAAGACGGTGGTGGAGACGGTGGAGGATAGCGATCGCGAAATTCCCCTGGATTTGGCGATTAAAAAGGGGGCCAAAGTCAAAGTCGGCGATCGCGTGATTGTGGATGTGACTCCCAATCAAGGAGATTTCGGTCGTCTGGCGGCGTTACAAACCAAAACGGTCCTCACTCAAAAATTGCAGGAACAGCAGTGCAAATACATTCAAGAGACATTCGCCGATCGCAAGGGAACGGTTCTCTTGGGTAAGGTCCTCAAAAGTGATGCTCGGGGGGTCGTTTTAGGGGTCAGCGGTGGTGCGGGTCAACCCCTGGTGGAAGCGGAACTTCCCAAATATGAAAAGCTGCCGAATGATGACTATCAAGAGGGGGCGGAAATGAAGGTTTATCTGAAAAAGGTCTTCGATCGCCCCAGTTCTAAACCCATGTTACGGGTGTCTCGCGCTACGAGTTATCTGGTTTCGGGTTTGTTCAGCGATCGCGTTCCAGAAATTCGCCAGGGGAGCGTTGAAGTCAAAGGGGTGGCCCGAGATTCCATCCCCACGAAACCCGATATCGCCCCCCGCACTAAAATCGCGGTTCATGCTCTGGATCCGGAAATTGATCCGGTGGCAGCTTGTATCGGGAAGCTGGGGGAACATCTCCAGGCGATCGCCCTGGAAATTCCTGGGGAAAAAATCGAAGTGATTCCCTGGTCCGAGGACCCTGCGACCTATATTGCTAATGCCTTAGCGCCAGCACAAGTGGAAGGGGCGATCGCTCTCGATGTGGAGAATCAATCCGCTGAGGTACTCGTTCCTCCGGATCAGTTAGCAGTCGCCCTCGGACCCGAGGACCAAAATCTTCAACTCGCTTCCCGTCTCACCGAGTGGAAAATCACCCTCAAAACCCTCCCAGAACCCTAA